A single Hemitrygon akajei unplaced genomic scaffold, sHemAka1.3 Scf000037, whole genome shotgun sequence DNA region contains:
- the LOC140720134 gene encoding uncharacterized protein — protein MDRRLGKRGPGDRGVGRLGQRGPRDRRGGSSDSAAPGIGGKLGQRGPRGSGGIGGRLGQRGPGDGGRLGQRGPRGSGGDSDCAAPGIGGRLGKRGPRGSGNSGSAAPGDRGETRAARPPGIWGRLGLRGPRGSEGDSGSAGPRGSGALPPGIGGRLGQGGPGDRGVGGRLGRRGSGDRGETGTARRRGIGRGPRGSGGDSGSAAPGDRGDSAAPGIGGRPGQRGPGDWGGDSDSAAPGIGGRLGQRGPRGSGGDSGSAAPGIGRGPGDRGDRGSGGRLGQRGPRGSGGDSAEVNK, from the exons atGGAca ggagactcgggaagcgcggccccggggatcggggggtggggagactcggacagcgcggccccagggatcggAGGGGGGGATCCTCGGACAGCGCcgccccagggatcggggggaaactcgggcagcgcggcccccgtGGATCGGGg gggatcggggggagactcggacagcgcggccccggggatggggggagactggggcagcgcggcccccgaggatctgggggagactcggactgcgcggccccggggatcggagggagactcgggaagcgcggcccccggggatcgggga actcgggcagcgcggcccccggggatcggggggagactcgggcagcgcggcccccgggGATCTGGGGGAGACTCGGACTGCGCGGCCCCCGGGGATCGGAGGGAGACTCGGGAAGCGCgggcccccggggatcggggg CGCtgcccccggggatcggggggagactcggacagggcggccccggggatcggggggtggggggtagactcgggcggcgcggctccggggatcggggggagactgggACAGCGCGGCGCCGGGGGATCGGG cgcggcccccggggatcgggtggagactcgggcagcgcggcccccggggatcggggg gacagcgcggccccggggatcggggggagacccgggcagcgcggccccggggattgggggggagactcggacagcgcggccccggggatcggggggagactcgggcagcgcggcccccggggatcgggaggagactcgggcagcgcggccccggggatcggg cgcggccccggggatcgggggga ccggggatcggggggtagactcggacagcgcggcccccggggatcggggggagactcgg cagaagttaataagtaa
- the LOC140720133 gene encoding zinc-binding protein A33-like, whose protein sequence is MPIKEAVKTYKDQLKSSLDSLTKKKSDFQEKEQQQKENISGVLEQSHSLQTHITSQFAELRQIITEKEQSLLRDLREEVKRILNPMEKNLREIQKNIRIIQEEISKLKEQMDQKDSVIFLKEEARRNRRINDNVQELSVTDETLPVEKFDHPYLLKTVLRETLDAINPVSVTLDVKTAYPYLEVSEDRKSVRWTGIRWDLPDTGKRFTYWPCVLGSEGFTSGRHYWEVEVTGNRVWSLGVAAESVERKGRVSLSPEAGFWIIGRDGDVLYRDCDVSGLSSPESRLAAGPIPGRVGVYLSYESGTVSFYNAETKSHLHTFTGNKFTGNLYPFFATCDENQWLRICSGSAPGL, encoded by the exons atgccgattaaagaagccgtTAAAACCTACAAG gatcagctaaaatcttccttagactctctcacaaaaaagaaatcagacttccaggaaaaggagcagcaacagaaagagaatatTTCCGGAGTtctg gaacagtcacacagccttcagacccacatcacatcccagtttgctgaactgcgccagattatcactgagaaagagcagagcttactcagggatctcagggaagaagtgaagaggattctcaatccaatggagaagaatcttcgggagattcaaaagaatataaggattattcaggaggaaatttcaaagttaaaggaacagatggatcaaaaagacagtgtgatatttctcaag gaggaagctcgtcggaataGGAG gattaatgacaatgtccaggaattgtcagtgacagatgagaccctaccggttgaaaagttcgatcacccctatttgttgaaaacagtgctgagagaaacgcttgatgctattaatccag tctctgtcaccctggatgtgaaAACGGCGTAtccgtatctcgaggtgtctgaggatcggaagagtgtgagatggaccgggatccggtgggatctccctgacaccgggaagcgATTCACATACTGGCCTTGTgtactgggatcggagggattcacatcggggagacattactgggaggtggaggtgacggggaatcgggtctggagtctgggagtcgccgcagagtcagtggagaggaagggacgggtcagtctgagtccggaggCCGGATTCTGGATCATCGGGCGGGATGGTGACGTGTTAtatcgggattgtgacgtgtcCGGTCTctcctcccccgagtcccgtctcgctgccggtcccatcccggggagggtgggagtttatctcagttacgagtccgggacagtttcattttacaacgcggagaccaagtcccatctccacaccttcactgggaataaattcacggggaatctttatcctttcttcgcgacctgTGATGAAaatcagtggctgagaatctgctcaggttccgctccgggtctgtaa